A stretch of the Gemmatimonadaceae bacterium genome encodes the following:
- a CDS encoding alpha-L-fucosidase: MRLVIRLAAAAACLVARVAGAQPASAMPAYTPSAANLAARTWYQDAKLGMFIHWGPSSVLQDGEWVMNNRGIRAAEYESLVPLFNPVRFDAAAWVRAAKGAGMQYITLITKHHDGIALWDSKVSDYTIVKRSPFARDVVKELADACAREGLKLFLYYSQLDWHHPDFFPRGQTGLTAGRPESGSFPRYLDYMDAQLTELLTNYGPIGGIWFDGVWDQPKTDWRLGQTYALIHRLQPAALIIPNNHELPRPGEDVQTFERDLPGANGQGFNTTEIGALPLEMSETMNDSWGFRLTDRNWKSPTQLIRSMVEAAGRNTNFLLNVGPRPDGTIPDSSLARLAAMGAWMQVNGASIRGTRGGPLTPRPWGVTTQQGDTVYVHLLHGADAVVALPALPRRVVRAFLLDGGAAVSVSATAGALTLTLPRRDANSPDQVVALVLAR, encoded by the coding sequence GTGCGCCTCGTCATCAGACTCGCTGCCGCAGCGGCCTGCCTCGTCGCCCGCGTCGCCGGCGCCCAGCCGGCCAGTGCCATGCCGGCCTACACACCCTCGGCCGCCAACCTCGCCGCGCGCACCTGGTACCAGGATGCGAAGCTCGGGATGTTCATCCACTGGGGCCCGTCGTCGGTGCTGCAGGACGGCGAGTGGGTGATGAACAACCGCGGCATCCGCGCGGCGGAGTACGAGAGCCTGGTGCCGCTGTTCAACCCCGTGCGCTTCGATGCAGCGGCGTGGGTGCGCGCGGCGAAGGGCGCGGGCATGCAGTACATCACGCTCATCACGAAGCACCACGATGGCATCGCGCTCTGGGACTCGAAGGTCTCGGACTACACCATCGTGAAGCGGTCGCCCTTCGCGCGCGACGTGGTGAAGGAGCTGGCGGACGCCTGCGCGCGCGAGGGGCTGAAGCTCTTCCTCTACTACTCGCAGCTCGACTGGCACCATCCCGACTTCTTCCCGCGCGGCCAGACGGGGCTGACGGCGGGGCGCCCGGAGTCGGGGAGCTTCCCGCGCTACCTGGACTACATGGATGCGCAGCTCACGGAGCTGCTCACGAACTACGGGCCCATCGGCGGCATCTGGTTCGATGGCGTGTGGGACCAGCCGAAGACCGACTGGCGGCTCGGGCAGACCTACGCGCTGATCCATCGCCTGCAGCCGGCGGCACTGATCATCCCCAACAACCACGAGCTGCCGCGTCCCGGCGAGGATGTGCAGACCTTCGAGCGCGACCTGCCCGGTGCGAACGGGCAGGGGTTCAACACCACCGAGATCGGCGCGCTGCCGCTCGAGATGTCGGAGACGATGAACGACTCGTGGGGCTTCCGGCTCACGGATCGCAACTGGAAGTCGCCCACGCAGCTGATCCGCAGCATGGTGGAGGCGGCAGGGCGCAACACGAACTTTCTGCTGAACGTGGGGCCGCGTCCCGACGGCACGATCCCCGATTCGTCGCTGGCGCGGCTGGCGGCGATGGGGGCGTGGATGCAGGTGAACGGCGCCTCGATCCGCGGCACGCGCGGCGGGCCACTCACGCCACGGCCGTGGGGCGTGACGACGCAGCAGGGTGACACGGTGTACGTGCACCTGCTGCACGGCGCCGATGCGGTGGTGGCGCTGCCGGCCTTGCCGCGACGGGTGGTGCGGGCGTTCCTGCTGGACGGCGGGGCAGCGGTGTCGGTCAGTGCGACGGCCGGCGCGCTGACGCTCACACTCCCGCGCCGCGACGCAAATTCACCGGACCAGGTGGTGGCGCTGGTGCTGGCGCGGTAG
- a CDS encoding Ig-like domain-containing protein encodes MRRLPPLARLSILCLTLALAAGCGGGGGGSTVPTAPVVQRPALPVLTTLAVVLPQDTVQASLTVTATVVAADEKAQAMTVGLVEWTSSNPAVATITSGGTILARATGTTVIRAKVGQVEGARTLLVLPPPPGPLPVASIALTPTAQALDVGSTQRLDVALRDFAGTLLADREVTFSSSDESIALVAADGTITARSAGTAIIEAASEGQRTASAITVRSALDPGIELAVSQPLPGAEVGDSVNLIATVRSVQPLDSVVLTISGRSYPMIVRMVSNGPAVSQPTWVVTADLSTLVGGPLALVITATDAAGGRGVLVVPVVHRTLVPGGNKTPGGSK; translated from the coding sequence ATGCGCCGCCTCCCGCCCCTGGCCCGTCTGTCCATCCTCTGCCTCACCCTGGCGCTCGCCGCCGGCTGCGGCGGCGGCGGTGGCGGCTCGACCGTCCCCACGGCCCCGGTGGTCCAGCGACCCGCCCTCCCGGTGCTGACCACCCTCGCGGTGGTGCTGCCGCAGGACACCGTCCAGGCGAGCCTCACCGTGACCGCGACGGTGGTGGCGGCGGACGAGAAGGCGCAGGCGATGACGGTGGGGCTCGTGGAATGGACCTCGAGCAACCCCGCCGTGGCGACGATCACGTCGGGGGGGACGATCCTGGCGCGTGCCACGGGCACGACGGTGATCCGCGCCAAGGTCGGCCAGGTGGAGGGCGCCCGCACGCTGCTGGTGCTGCCGCCGCCACCCGGACCGCTCCCGGTGGCGAGCATCGCGCTCACGCCCACCGCGCAGGCGCTGGATGTGGGCAGCACGCAGCGGCTCGACGTGGCGCTGCGCGACTTTGCGGGCACGCTGCTCGCGGATCGCGAGGTCACCTTCAGCAGCAGCGACGAGTCGATCGCCCTCGTGGCCGCCGACGGCACCATCACCGCGCGCAGCGCGGGCACGGCCATCATCGAGGCGGCCAGCGAGGGACAGCGCACCGCCAGCGCCATCACGGTGCGATCGGCCCTCGACCCGGGCATCGAGCTCGCCGTCTCGCAGCCGCTGCCGGGTGCCGAGGTGGGCGACTCGGTCAACCTCATCGCCACGGTGCGGTCGGTGCAGCCGCTCGACTCGGTGGTGCTCACGATCTCGGGGCGCTCGTACCCGATGATCGTCCGGATGGTCTCGAATGGGCCGGCGGTGTCGCAGCCGACGTGGGTGGTGACGGCGGACCTCTCGACGCTGGTGGGCGGGCCGCTGGCGCTGGTGATCACCGCGACCGACGCGGCCGGTGGTCGCGGCGTGCTGGTGGTGCCGGTGGTGCACCGCACCTTGGTGCCGGGCGGGAACAAGACACCCGGCGGGAGCAAGTAG